The proteins below are encoded in one region of Rhodopirellula halodulae:
- a CDS encoding alpha/beta hydrolase: protein MNTPKQTFHANSLGELACTVVDGSDAPTLPVILCHGYGAPGDDLVGLTDYLFQKLGPVGTSVRFVFPVAPGDLADQGMPGGRAWWPLNMASLQQLLQTSQFEQLHDQTPPGIDDASQKLTSTVRAVLESMPNAKANAQVPYVLGGFSQGAMVTMNVALTSELPPPEILVQFSGTLVCGPQWIEAASKKGKARLASTRVLQSHGTMDSILPFSSAATLADTLNEEAAEWEFRPFQGPHTIEAGTLDQLAKWILELTDGQ, encoded by the coding sequence ATGAATACTCCCAAACAAACTTTTCATGCAAACTCGTTGGGTGAGTTGGCTTGCACCGTGGTCGACGGTTCGGATGCACCCACGTTGCCGGTGATTTTGTGTCATGGATACGGTGCCCCCGGCGATGATCTGGTCGGGCTGACGGATTATCTGTTTCAGAAGCTCGGGCCGGTGGGCACGTCGGTCCGTTTCGTCTTTCCCGTGGCACCGGGTGATTTGGCGGATCAAGGCATGCCCGGCGGCCGCGCGTGGTGGCCTCTGAACATGGCGTCTTTGCAACAGCTACTGCAGACGTCTCAGTTCGAACAATTGCATGACCAGACACCACCCGGAATTGACGACGCGAGTCAGAAACTGACTTCCACGGTTCGAGCGGTGTTGGAATCGATGCCCAATGCGAAAGCCAACGCGCAGGTGCCGTATGTGCTGGGCGGTTTTTCGCAAGGTGCGATGGTCACGATGAATGTGGCGCTGACCAGCGAGCTGCCTCCTCCTGAAATTTTGGTTCAGTTCTCCGGAACATTGGTGTGTGGCCCGCAATGGATCGAAGCCGCATCGAAAAAGGGCAAGGCTCGGTTGGCGTCGACTCGCGTGTTGCAATCGCACGGCACGATGGATTCGATCCTGCCATTTTCCAGTGCGGCGACGTTGGCCGATACACTGAACGAAGAAGCCGCTGAGTGGGAGTTCCGGCCCTTCCAAGGACCGCACACGATTGAAGCCGGCACGTTGGATCAGTTGGCTAAATGGATTCTTGAACTGACGGACGGGCAGTGA
- a CDS encoding sigma-54-dependent Fis family transcriptional regulator: MTSADSLSSFMPVLLGLVGQNATLRGGVVEQNRDRWQTAFWTGDAWDEAESLASQAVADDEWVQSGNFAALGVDALVQPDATASAGEPESDVLPGVGSEAIVLSINEQPADQATLRMLASVLGRYLSLQRSHQNDTRRLWQTTQMLQHAAAWQQLDDDASLLNSMANCACEVLNCERATIFLWDKRTKKLIGRPAIGIESGVLEVEDNAGIVGEALQSKSPRWWSAGGTDEGRVNRRIDRAQNFTTRSLLAVPMVNSRDQVIGVFEAINADPGDHRNESFDAADVRTLSELAMHAALAIESYRTRVDLTETRDRLVEQAAQSKPLIGSHHSMEEIRRNATKVAPTDLSVLVLGSNGTGKEVLAQHIHYQSERRNGPFVAVNCAALVETLLESELFGHEKGAFTDASDTRVGKFELASGGTLFLDEVGDMSAGGQAKLLRVLEEKVVVRVGGSQPIPVDVRVIAATNQPLQQLIEAKKFREDLFFRLNVVSLTLPSLSQRGDDVMELANHFLEDFCRQIGRTMPTFSEDARRAMLSHDWPGNVRELRNTIERVCYLTSGDVIRSEDLMMTPSVNRPSADTGWAEDADGNLNHATRAFQIQHIERLIASCGGNMTEAAGKLGLHRSNLYRKMRQLGMPTSN, from the coding sequence ATGACATCTGCTGACTCGTTGTCGTCGTTCATGCCCGTTTTGCTGGGGTTGGTCGGGCAGAACGCGACTTTGCGCGGCGGTGTCGTGGAGCAGAACCGAGACCGATGGCAGACCGCTTTTTGGACCGGGGATGCTTGGGACGAGGCGGAGTCGCTGGCCAGCCAGGCCGTTGCGGACGACGAATGGGTTCAGTCGGGCAATTTTGCTGCTCTCGGCGTGGACGCTCTGGTGCAACCTGACGCGACTGCTTCCGCCGGCGAACCCGAGTCGGATGTGCTGCCCGGCGTTGGCAGCGAAGCGATCGTGTTGTCGATCAATGAGCAGCCCGCCGATCAAGCCACGCTGCGAATGTTGGCATCCGTGTTGGGGCGATACCTGTCGCTACAACGGTCTCATCAAAACGACACGCGTCGGTTGTGGCAGACGACTCAAATGCTGCAGCACGCGGCGGCTTGGCAGCAACTGGATGATGACGCATCGCTACTGAATTCGATGGCCAACTGTGCCTGTGAAGTGTTGAATTGCGAACGAGCCACCATCTTTTTGTGGGACAAACGAACGAAGAAGTTGATTGGCCGACCCGCGATCGGAATTGAAAGCGGCGTGTTGGAGGTGGAGGACAACGCGGGCATTGTCGGCGAAGCATTGCAAAGCAAGAGCCCGCGCTGGTGGTCAGCCGGCGGCACCGATGAAGGACGTGTGAACCGGCGGATCGACCGGGCCCAAAACTTCACGACGCGTTCGTTGCTCGCGGTCCCGATGGTCAATTCGCGAGATCAAGTGATCGGCGTGTTCGAAGCCATCAACGCGGATCCCGGAGATCATCGGAACGAGAGCTTTGATGCGGCGGACGTGCGAACGTTGAGCGAACTGGCAATGCACGCGGCGCTCGCCATCGAGTCCTATCGCACCCGAGTGGATTTGACCGAGACACGCGATCGGTTGGTGGAACAAGCGGCTCAATCGAAACCACTGATCGGCAGCCATCATTCGATGGAAGAGATTCGCCGTAACGCAACCAAGGTGGCTCCCACGGATCTCAGTGTCTTGGTGTTGGGAAGCAATGGGACCGGCAAAGAAGTCTTGGCCCAACACATTCACTATCAAAGCGAACGTCGCAACGGCCCTTTTGTCGCGGTCAACTGCGCGGCGCTGGTGGAAACTTTGCTCGAGAGCGAACTGTTCGGGCATGAGAAAGGCGCCTTCACCGATGCGTCGGACACTCGCGTCGGCAAATTCGAACTGGCCAGCGGCGGCACATTGTTCCTGGATGAAGTCGGGGACATGAGTGCCGGCGGGCAAGCCAAGTTGCTGCGAGTCCTGGAAGAAAAAGTCGTTGTTCGCGTGGGAGGATCGCAACCCATCCCGGTGGATGTTCGAGTGATCGCCGCCACGAATCAACCGTTGCAACAGTTGATCGAAGCCAAGAAATTCCGTGAGGATTTGTTTTTCCGTCTGAACGTGGTGTCACTGACGTTGCCATCGTTGTCGCAACGTGGCGACGATGTGATGGAGCTGGCCAACCATTTCCTTGAGGATTTCTGTCGCCAGATTGGGCGTACGATGCCGACGTTTTCGGAAGATGCTCGGCGAGCGATGTTGTCCCATGATTGGCCAGGCAATGTGCGGGAGCTGCGTAATACGATCGAGCGTGTTTGTTACCTGACTTCAGGCGATGTGATTCGATCCGAAGACTTGATGATGACTCCGTCCGTGAATCGTCCATCGGCGGACACGGGTTGGGCGGAAGACGCGGACGGAAATTTGAATCATGCCACGCGAGCGTTTCAAATTCAGCACATCGAACGGTTGATCGCTTCGTGCGGCGGCAACATGACCGAAGCGGCTGGCAAGCTGGGGCTGCACCGTTCCAATCTCTACCGAAAAATGCGACAGCTCGGCATGCCCACTTCCAACTGA
- a CDS encoding enoyl-ACP reductase FabI: MQFEGKKGLIIGVANDHSIAWAIAQQILQQGGTCGFTHLPDREDDEKQRNRRRVAKLTDPEDGAAFLLPMDANNDDDIRTVFEHTEKTFGKIDFLLHSIAFADRDDLGRETMHTSRSGFKLAMESSVYSLLAVTAAAEKIMNPGGAVLTMTYYGGEKCVPGYNVMGVCKAALEASMRYLAFDMGARNVRVNALSAGPIRTLAGRAAGVEEMLTMYEHMAPMGRNVTHEEVGQSGAFLLSDASSGISGEILHVDGGYHAMGSPGRLLDEIKKHQ; encoded by the coding sequence ATGCAATTTGAAGGAAAAAAGGGTTTGATCATTGGGGTCGCTAACGACCACTCGATCGCATGGGCGATCGCACAACAGATCTTGCAACAAGGCGGCACCTGCGGTTTCACGCACCTTCCTGACCGAGAAGACGATGAAAAACAGCGAAACCGACGCCGGGTTGCCAAATTGACAGACCCCGAAGATGGCGCCGCATTTTTGCTACCTATGGACGCGAATAACGACGACGACATCCGCACCGTTTTCGAACACACCGAGAAAACGTTCGGAAAAATCGACTTTTTGCTCCACTCGATCGCCTTCGCCGACCGTGACGATCTGGGCCGAGAAACGATGCACACGTCGCGATCTGGATTCAAATTGGCGATGGAATCCAGCGTCTATTCGCTGCTGGCCGTCACCGCCGCCGCTGAAAAGATCATGAACCCCGGCGGTGCCGTGCTGACCATGACCTACTACGGCGGCGAAAAATGCGTGCCGGGTTACAACGTGATGGGCGTCTGCAAAGCCGCTCTGGAAGCCTCGATGCGGTACCTGGCATTCGACATGGGTGCCCGCAACGTCCGCGTCAATGCTCTGTCGGCCGGCCCCATTCGAACCCTGGCCGGTCGTGCCGCGGGCGTGGAAGAAATGCTGACGATGTACGAACACATGGCTCCCATGGGCCGAAATGTGACTCACGAGGAAGTCGGCCAGTCCGGTGCATTTCTGCTGAGTGACGCCAGCAGCGGCATCAGCGGCGAAATCCTGCACGTCGACGGTGGCTACCACGCCATGGGCAGTCCCGGCCGCCTCCTCGACGAAATCAAAAAGCACCAGTAG
- a CDS encoding thioredoxin family protein: MVRTASTMMPLGTAAPDFSLPETDGGTVSLADFKDHKALLVIFLCNHCPYVKHVAEQLKLLSDEYMQHGVGVVGISSNDIEKYPDDNFDAMKAEKESRGYAFPYALDEDQSVAIAYGAACTPDFFLFDADHKLTYRGQLDASRPGSDLPVTGSDLRAALDETIAGRSPKEDQRPSIGCNIKWKEGNEPTYFDPNGTA, encoded by the coding sequence ATGGTTCGCACCGCTTCCACAATGATGCCGCTGGGCACCGCTGCCCCCGACTTTTCGCTTCCCGAGACCGACGGCGGCACGGTTTCGCTCGCTGATTTCAAAGATCACAAAGCCCTGCTGGTGATCTTCCTTTGCAATCACTGCCCCTACGTCAAACACGTAGCCGAGCAACTCAAGCTTCTCAGCGACGAGTACATGCAGCACGGTGTCGGCGTGGTTGGGATCAGCAGCAACGACATCGAGAAATATCCCGATGACAACTTCGACGCGATGAAGGCGGAAAAGGAATCTCGCGGCTACGCGTTTCCCTATGCCTTGGACGAAGACCAATCGGTCGCCATCGCTTACGGAGCCGCTTGCACCCCCGACTTTTTCCTCTTCGATGCCGACCACAAACTGACCTACCGCGGCCAACTCGACGCCAGCCGCCCCGGGTCGGACTTGCCCGTGACCGGAAGCGATTTGCGAGCCGCTTTGGACGAAACCATCGCCGGACGATCACCCAAGGAGGACCAACGTCCTTCGATCGGCTGCAACATCAAATGGAAAGAAGGCAACGAGCCGACCTACTTCGACCCCAACGGCACCGCGTGA
- a CDS encoding glycerate kinase type-2 family protein: MFARGVDAVLGDRLLLNSLSADATHLWVGDLAIPRDSFDRLVVIGAGKASAAMAAGLSQFIQSQLPTLTGQPMPVIGHVNVPEGCFRDLPGITIQEARPAGVNEPTEAAIQGTDRILELVSNAGPRDLVIGLISGGGSALLCRPSPGISLTDKLTVTRWLSSHGADIVALNTVRKHLSDVKGGGLLRANRHAQLLTLVLSDVLGDPLDLIASGPTVPDRSTPQDALSVLQRFDPEQQLPSSIWNRLRHAADHPIATTADEDHHQTIVLGNNAVAVDAAGIEAEARGYNHVMHCHRESEGDAEVAGRHLADLTHAMLMAAPNVHRQDALLSGGEPTVSLADASIRGVGGRNGQLVLAAYARLLEIGLTDDQWSRLAILSGGTDGEDGPSEAAGGMVNGEIHRRIQEQNLDVHDTLRRNDSHGFLRRVGGLLLTGPTGTNVCDLRIALVDHPQHRRHTPSAS; this comes from the coding sequence ATGTTCGCTCGCGGCGTCGATGCGGTACTGGGTGACCGCCTGCTGCTGAACTCGCTGTCCGCCGACGCCACACATCTCTGGGTCGGCGACCTTGCCATCCCACGCGATTCATTCGACCGTTTGGTGGTCATTGGGGCTGGCAAAGCATCCGCCGCAATGGCCGCGGGTCTGTCGCAGTTCATCCAGTCACAATTGCCGACCCTGACTGGCCAACCGATGCCGGTCATCGGACACGTCAATGTGCCCGAAGGCTGCTTTCGCGATTTGCCAGGCATCACAATTCAAGAAGCCCGGCCTGCCGGCGTCAACGAACCGACCGAAGCCGCGATCCAAGGCACGGATCGAATCCTCGAACTGGTCAGCAACGCGGGTCCACGTGATCTGGTGATTGGGCTGATCTCCGGTGGCGGCAGCGCTCTCCTTTGTCGGCCATCGCCCGGCATTTCATTGACGGACAAACTCACCGTCACGCGCTGGCTCAGCTCGCACGGTGCCGACATCGTGGCCCTCAACACCGTTCGCAAACACCTCAGCGACGTCAAAGGAGGAGGACTGCTTCGCGCCAATCGCCATGCACAACTGCTGACGCTCGTGCTGTCGGACGTCCTCGGCGACCCGCTGGACCTGATCGCTTCCGGTCCCACCGTCCCCGATCGCTCCACACCACAAGACGCCCTGTCCGTCCTGCAGCGTTTTGATCCCGAACAACAACTGCCTTCATCCATTTGGAATCGCCTTCGACACGCAGCAGACCATCCCATCGCCACCACCGCCGACGAAGACCACCACCAGACGATCGTGTTGGGCAACAACGCGGTCGCAGTTGACGCGGCGGGCATCGAAGCCGAAGCAAGAGGCTACAACCATGTCATGCACTGCCACCGCGAATCCGAAGGCGACGCGGAAGTCGCGGGGCGACACTTGGCCGACCTCACTCACGCCATGCTCATGGCGGCCCCCAACGTCCACCGGCAGGATGCCTTGCTCAGCGGTGGCGAACCCACGGTTTCATTGGCCGACGCATCCATCCGAGGCGTCGGCGGTCGCAATGGGCAACTGGTCCTGGCGGCCTACGCCAGATTGCTCGAGATCGGTTTGACCGACGACCAATGGTCGCGTCTGGCAATTCTGTCCGGCGGCACGGACGGAGAAGATGGCCCCAGCGAAGCGGCGGGCGGCATGGTCAACGGGGAGATCCATCGACGCATCCAAGAACAAAACTTGGACGTTCACGACACGCTCCGACGCAACGACTCCCATGGCTTCCTGCGACGCGTGGGAGGCCTGCTGCTGACCGGCCCCACTGGAACCAACGTCTGCGACCTACGCATCGCCCTCGTCGATCACCCTCAACACCGCCGCCACACGCCGTCAGCCTCCTAA